The genomic interval CTTGACAGATGCGCGTTTCAGTGTGTGCTTTGCTTTGAAGAAAGAGGAGTCATTCTCACGCTCACGTCGGCCAAGAGACTGGTTTAATGTCTGGGCATTTCCGCTCGACTTTCAATGGCAAATACAGGAAACAACAGTGTCAACGGACATGCAGAGAGCAACCACAAAAACAACGGGACCcgggagacagcagagaccgGCGAACGCGCGCCCGAGAGTGGAATGGAGCTTTCTTCGTCAAGTCTGACTGACCTGTGGAACACACGACTTccttgtctgcttcctcggcttctgcaTTGGCGTGGACGCTCCATCGTGCCCTCCTTGTAGAACTTGCCTCAAGGGTCCCCGCTGCGTGACTCTCACGTGTCTGCTGGTCGCAGTTCTTCTCGAAGAAGATCACTCGTCTCCGTTGCCCGGAACATACGCGTCTCGCTGACTCGCGCGGAGTCGACGGAAGCGGCGACGGCCTCGTCGCGTGCACCTCTCCAAGGCCggtttcgcttctgtctgaGCTTGCGCCTGGCTAGCCACAGTCGACCctgtgtacgtacacccgaagaCTCCGCCCCCCGCCGTCGACCTCTGGACTCACAATGGAGCCTTCtacagacgcatgcatccatCGCTTTTCCGCATCCATCCCTCCGTTTGACCCTTTTGCCTTGTCTGCGGGAAACCCGCAATCTTTCGCGCGCATGCTGCGTGCTTCCaggggagaaaacgcttcGCGGCCTGCAGATCTCCCACCCCCCAAGACGGCAGAGGACCACCGGCACAAACTGCGCATCTCTCCCCTGCCAGAACCTTCCCATGCGAGTGCCTCTCCGACGTCTCGTTCCCTCAGTTTTAATCCAGGGGCGAGTCTTCAAGcgctctctcccctttgCATTCTGTGCTCATTTCGCGTCACCACGCTGAGTCCCcattctttctcgtcttcttccctccctgcttcttcctctccttcctcatccgcttcttcctctccttcctcatccgctccttcttccctctcttccccttctccttctctcgctgcttcgtcctctccttcttccctctcttcgtcctctccttcttccctccgtccttcctcgtgtgcttcctcttcctctcgtttctttctgaagGCTCGATGTCCGTCGGGTCCTTTTGGAGTTCCTTCCGCCGTTCGTCGTCCTCCTCAgtccttccctgtcttctgccAGTCACTTCCGCAGTCTTCGCGATCCTTTTCCTCTGAGCAGCccacctcttcttccccctctctcccttcgtcctcgACTTGCGCCTCCCATGTAgctccctttcctcttctgtttgcCTCGACTGCGCGTCGCCCGGAGGCCAGAGAAACCCGCAGCGAACAAGGTGTACAGCCACCGGAAACGGAGCACGCAAACGTGAATCCACGTTGGGCAAAACGGTTTGTGGGAGCAGACAAAAGCGCCCTCGCGTCGGGATTCGCAGCCGTGGTCACCTGCTGTGTTCTGCATCCTCTAGACCTCATCAAGACGCGACTCCAAGGTGAGACAAACGGGCTGAGCTGCAAACAAAGGACTCTCTGTAACTGACACTCAGGAGTGAACTAGGCACTCGAATAGGTCTGTGACTCAGCGTCGAACAAGCTATTCAAACTTCGCCGatccctctttttctcttcctttctcggcgtcgttctgcgtttctgtctctgtcgtccCTCTCTTGTTCATTCTCGCCctctcggttttctctcttcttctcactgTTGCCCTCCCGtcgctctgcgtttctgcctctgcttgGATGGGCCTCTGGCGTCGGCTTGGAGATTCGCAGTGCCTATGCTTTTCATTCGATAGTCGCCTTTCGTACATTTCTGTTGACGcgctctccgtcctctctctttcgttttaTTCACTGACCTTGCTTCCGTTTGGCTTGCTTCTCTCACCTCCATCCCtgtcctctgcatgcaatgCTCCTGCGTAGTCTCAGCCGTGACGGCGGGCGCGATTCCAGCGTACGCTTCGTCTGCTCAAGCAGTTCGAGAAATctggagagcagaaggaatTCGAGGATTATGGAAAGGCGTGTCAGCGACCGCCGCTGCCTCAGGGCTGTCCTGGGGTATCTT from Toxoplasma gondii ME49 chromosome VIIa, whole genome shotgun sequence carries:
- a CDS encoding carrier superfamily protein (encoded by transcript TGME49_202880~Predicted trans-membrane domain (TMHMM2.0):631-654), whose protein sequence is MEPSTDACIHRFSASIPPFDPFALSAGNPQSFARMLRASRGENASRPADLPPPKTAEDHRHKLRISPLPEPSHASASPTSRSLSFNPGASLQALSPLCILCSFRVTTLSPHSFSSSSLPASSSPSSSASSSPSSSAPSSLSSPSPSLAASSSPSSLSSSSPSSLRPSSCASSSSRFFLKARCPSGPFGVPSAVRRPPQSFPVFCQSLPQSSRSFSSEQPTSSSPSLPSSSTCASHVAPFPLLFASTARRPEARETRSEQGVQPPETEHANVNPRWAKRFVGADKSALASGFAAVVTCCVLHPLDLIKTRLQVSAVTAGAIPAYASSAQAVREIWRAEGIRGLWKGVSATAAASGLSWGIFRYLFDVWRHQLSAVSSTSPRWSPSPMSAVLASSSSPSPFSSSLSSPSSSCSSVASPSFSSSFVSSPSSSSVSVPDAVHIDSRLGEGVASASALHAPGSQAASGGARWDSAESLFSWISAKVRRGDATDEVGPHTREEAETRRGDSGAASASVASSATGKSPDGEDSRSRAVQTPGETANSLLAATRGDPESNPGNERLSLREAETDNVAFRANLAASIIAGFFSTLITHPLWLVKARMEMQAYETLGREGWPHYRNPLDCLLSIRRAGGVPALYAGLGPAVMLVPHAAVQILVYEEMKKRADMSDR